From the Thermococcus sp. 18S1 genome, one window contains:
- a CDS encoding NAD(P)/FAD-dependent oxidoreductase, whose translation MKTKVAIIGAGISGASIARVLSRYENLEVHLIEKAPDVGWGVSKANTALIHGGYDDDPEKYPMRAKLCIRGNRLWHQWVKELEIPHVWNGALIVATKDEDFDELEKLLERGRQNGVPEMRLVDRGELFHLEPDLTPEAIGALWVPIVGQIGPIPAVIAITENAVANGVKTHLETEVTGIKVENGEVRGVETKDGFIEADIVINAAGLYADRIARMAGIDYFEIHPRKGEYWLFDEGLPGPRRVLFPTPTPISKGIVVTTEISGHLMIGPNAQDLPQEEKENLSTTREGLEEVWEGAKKLWPQLPPRSKVIRTFAGLRPEPSGGDFIIKAEEEVGGFINVAGIRSPGLTSAPAIAYEVAEIIQRDLGIKLVEKSKWNPYRKEISHLFMMSPEGVNEAVKRNPSYGKVVCRCNNVSEGDVLEAIERMKFIGVKTPSVDSVKFRTKATTGTCQGSFCRPKIVMLLAREYGVEPWKVTLKGKGSEIGVGDVKALLRGDA comes from the coding sequence ATGAAAACGAAAGTGGCCATAATAGGCGCGGGGATTAGTGGAGCCAGCATAGCGCGCGTCCTGAGCAGGTACGAGAACCTCGAGGTTCACCTGATAGAGAAGGCCCCGGACGTTGGCTGGGGCGTCAGCAAGGCGAACACGGCTTTGATCCACGGCGGTTACGACGATGACCCGGAGAAGTATCCAATGAGGGCAAAGCTGTGTATAAGGGGGAACAGGCTCTGGCACCAGTGGGTCAAGGAGCTCGAGATTCCCCACGTCTGGAACGGTGCTTTAATCGTCGCGACGAAGGACGAGGACTTCGACGAGCTTGAGAAACTTTTAGAGCGTGGAAGGCAGAACGGCGTCCCCGAGATGAGGCTCGTTGATAGGGGAGAGCTCTTCCACCTCGAGCCGGACCTGACCCCTGAAGCGATAGGTGCCCTGTGGGTTCCGATAGTGGGGCAGATTGGACCGATTCCAGCCGTCATAGCGATAACCGAGAACGCGGTAGCTAATGGCGTAAAAACTCACCTCGAGACAGAGGTCACCGGCATAAAGGTCGAAAACGGCGAGGTTAGGGGGGTTGAAACTAAGGACGGCTTCATCGAGGCGGATATAGTTATCAACGCCGCGGGCCTCTACGCCGACAGGATAGCGAGAATGGCCGGGATAGACTACTTCGAGATACACCCCAGGAAGGGAGAATACTGGCTCTTTGACGAGGGACTCCCCGGGCCGAGGAGGGTCCTCTTCCCGACGCCGACCCCGATAAGCAAGGGAATCGTGGTAACAACCGAGATATCCGGCCATCTGATGATAGGGCCGAACGCCCAGGATCTGCCGCAGGAGGAGAAAGAGAACCTTTCCACCACAAGAGAAGGGCTCGAAGAAGTCTGGGAAGGGGCAAAGAAGCTCTGGCCCCAGCTTCCGCCGAGGAGCAAGGTCATCAGAACCTTTGCCGGATTGAGGCCGGAGCCCAGCGGGGGAGACTTCATAATCAAAGCGGAGGAGGAGGTCGGGGGCTTCATCAACGTCGCCGGAATCCGTTCACCTGGACTGACGAGCGCTCCAGCGATAGCGTACGAGGTTGCCGAGATAATTCAGCGTGACCTGGGAATAAAACTGGTCGAGAAGTCCAAGTGGAACCCCTACAGGAAGGAGATAAGCCACCTCTTCATGATGAGTCCCGAAGGGGTGAACGAGGCCGTAAAGAGGAACCCCTCCTATGGAAAGGTGGTCTGCAGGTGCAACAACGTGAGCGAGGGAGACGTGCTTGAAGCCATCGAGAGGATGAAGTTCATAGGCGTTAAAACGCCGAGCGTGGATTCCGTGAAGTTCAGGACGAAGGCAACCACCGGGACATGCCAGGGGAGCTTCTGCAGGCCGAAGATAGTCATGCTCCTCGCGAGGGAGTACGGCGTTGAGCCGTGGAAGGTTACCCTGAAAGGTAAGGGAAGCGAGATTGGAGTGGGCGACGTCAAGGCCCTTCTCAGGGGGGATGCCTGA
- a CDS encoding glycerophosphodiester phosphodiesterase family protein translates to MDSERPLILGHRGVRGRLENTLPSFERALRYADGVEFDVRLTRDGKLVTHHDAGFYSNGTFYSLKNLTFVELRRLHPRGRIIPRVGDVFIRLNGAVFNADVKEVNAVEPLLREAERHGTLERTVFSSERPEIVESVLKACPDCRVGFSIVGYSSIIWVPRLNGIYSLHVPIDAVSYVGYGAFRSLLQTFRKRGLRIYLWNHGMDELHWVPKLLPLVDAVISDDPARLRKVFTV, encoded by the coding sequence ATGGACAGTGAGAGACCTCTCATCCTTGGACACAGAGGGGTCAGGGGGAGGCTCGAGAACACGCTGCCATCCTTCGAGAGGGCGCTCAGATACGCGGATGGAGTGGAGTTCGATGTGAGGCTGACCCGCGATGGGAAGCTCGTAACCCACCACGACGCGGGCTTTTACTCCAACGGGACTTTCTACTCCCTCAAAAATCTAACCTTCGTCGAGCTGAGAAGGCTGCACCCGAGGGGAAGGATAATACCACGGGTGGGGGATGTTTTCATACGACTTAACGGTGCGGTATTCAACGCCGACGTTAAAGAAGTCAATGCAGTTGAACCCCTGCTAAGGGAGGCGGAACGGCACGGGACCCTCGAGAGAACCGTCTTTTCCTCGGAGAGACCGGAGATAGTGGAGAGCGTTCTGAAGGCATGCCCCGACTGCAGGGTGGGTTTTTCCATAGTGGGCTACTCCTCCATCATATGGGTTCCACGGTTGAATGGCATCTACTCCCTCCACGTGCCGATAGATGCCGTTTCGTACGTTGGATACGGGGCGTTTAGGAGCCTTCTCCAAACCTTCAGAAAGCGTGGACTTAGAATCTACCTCTGGAACCACGGGATGGACGAACTCCACTGGGTGCCCAAACTTCTCCCGCTCGTGGATGCCGTCATCTCTGACGACCCTGCGAGACTTAGAAAAGTTTTTACAGTTTGA
- the glpK gene encoding glycerol kinase GlpK, whose product MERFILSLDEGTTSARAIIFNRESNVLSVGQYEFPQHYPKPGWVEHNPEEIWDAQFRAIKTALERAKIEPSQIAAIGVTNQRETTIVWDRSGKPLHNAIVWQCRRTAEMVEEIKREYGDVIKEKTGLVPDAYFSASKLKWLLDNVPGLREKAERGEVLFGTVDTFLIYRLTGEHVTDYSNASRTMLFNIRRLEWDDELLEIFNIPEEVLPEVRESSEVYGYTKRELLGAEIPVSGDAGDQQAALFGQAGFEAGMVKATYGTGSFILANTGKTVRYSNNLLTTIAWGLNGKITYALEGSVFITGAAVQWLRDGIRIIKSAPETEELARKLESNEGVYFVPAFVGLGAPYWDQFARGLIIGITRGTGREHLARATLEAIAYLTRDVVEEMERLVGIKELRVDGGATANDFLMEFQADILNRRVVRPVVKETTALGAAYLAGLAVDYWESLEEIRSLWKAERVFEPTMDEETRERLYRGWKEAVKRAMGWAKVVGA is encoded by the coding sequence ATGGAAAGGTTCATCCTCTCCCTCGACGAGGGGACTACCTCGGCTAGAGCAATAATCTTCAACAGAGAGAGCAACGTTCTAAGCGTCGGCCAGTACGAGTTCCCCCAGCACTACCCCAAGCCCGGCTGGGTCGAGCACAACCCGGAGGAGATATGGGACGCCCAGTTCAGGGCCATCAAGACCGCCCTGGAGAGGGCAAAGATCGAACCAAGCCAGATAGCGGCGATAGGAGTTACCAACCAGCGCGAAACGACGATAGTCTGGGACAGGAGCGGTAAGCCGCTGCACAACGCGATAGTCTGGCAGTGCCGGAGAACGGCTGAGATGGTGGAGGAGATAAAGAGGGAATACGGTGATGTAATCAAGGAGAAAACGGGCCTCGTGCCGGATGCCTACTTCTCGGCCAGCAAGCTGAAGTGGCTCCTCGACAACGTTCCAGGTTTGAGGGAGAAGGCCGAGAGGGGAGAGGTTCTCTTTGGAACCGTCGATACGTTCCTAATCTACCGCCTCACCGGAGAGCACGTCACAGACTACTCCAACGCCTCAAGGACGATGCTTTTCAACATCAGGAGGCTCGAATGGGACGATGAGCTTCTCGAAATCTTCAACATCCCAGAGGAGGTTCTGCCCGAGGTCAGGGAATCGAGCGAGGTCTACGGTTACACTAAGAGGGAACTCCTCGGTGCGGAGATACCCGTCAGCGGCGACGCGGGCGACCAGCAGGCGGCACTGTTCGGCCAGGCGGGATTCGAGGCGGGGATGGTCAAGGCCACCTACGGGACAGGGAGCTTTATCCTGGCCAACACAGGCAAGACCGTCCGCTACTCCAACAACCTGCTCACGACGATAGCGTGGGGACTCAACGGGAAGATCACATATGCCCTCGAGGGGAGCGTCTTCATAACCGGTGCCGCTGTACAGTGGCTCCGCGACGGAATCAGGATAATAAAGAGCGCCCCCGAGACCGAAGAACTCGCGAGAAAACTTGAGAGCAACGAAGGCGTCTACTTCGTCCCGGCCTTCGTTGGACTCGGTGCCCCCTACTGGGACCAGTTCGCGAGGGGGCTGATAATCGGCATAACGCGCGGAACCGGCAGGGAGCACCTCGCGAGGGCGACTTTAGAGGCCATAGCATATCTGACGCGCGACGTGGTCGAGGAGATGGAGAGGCTCGTCGGAATAAAGGAGCTCCGCGTCGATGGAGGAGCGACTGCGAACGACTTCCTGATGGAGTTCCAGGCTGACATACTCAACAGGCGCGTCGTCAGGCCCGTCGTGAAGGAGACCACAGCTTTGGGGGCGGCATATCTGGCAGGTCTCGCCGTCGATTACTGGGAGAGCCTCGAGGAGATAAGGAGCCTGTGGAAGGCGGAGAGGGTCTTCGAACCGACGATGGACGAAGAAACGAGGGAGCGGCTCTACCGCGGCTGGAAGGAGGCCGTAAAAAGGGCGATGGGCTGGGCGAAGGTTGTTGGGGCCTGA
- a CDS encoding SLC45 family MFS transporter, whose protein sequence is MEFKYSRIFILGFGFFGISIIWALYNAYIPIFLQDTFHLSKTVTGFIMTIDNLFAVLLLPFLGALSDMTRTRIGRRKPYILLGAPSAALMFALIPVARTHESLALFMGTIILMNFFMALFRSPVVAFMPDITPSEKRSQANGIINFMGGLGALLAYFGGKALYDMNYAYPFYFGAAIMLLANILVVLVVPEPEEYRVPGKKISLRKLLSETSHKSFGELKDNLKDVFTSHERSLLAVLLAIFLWFIAFNSLETFFTSYAKYYLGIEESTGAFMLGVFSLSFMLFAIPAGFIGGRFGRRRTITLGLIIVIGIMIAAYLVGEGSKPESSSLSDPVVMTFMGLFFVGGMGWAMINVNSLPMVVDMTTEEKLGGYTGLYYFFSQAANLVAPPFAGAFLDVIGYRTLLPFATLFFILAAVAMQFVRRGDVVRRKGDALDYVPDMD, encoded by the coding sequence TTGGAGTTTAAGTACAGCAGGATATTCATACTCGGTTTTGGATTTTTCGGGATAAGCATCATCTGGGCCCTCTACAACGCGTACATCCCGATTTTTCTCCAGGACACGTTCCACCTCAGCAAGACAGTGACTGGCTTCATCATGACCATCGACAACCTCTTCGCGGTTCTCCTGCTCCCGTTCCTGGGCGCGCTCAGCGACATGACGAGAACGCGGATCGGGCGGCGTAAGCCGTACATACTGCTGGGCGCACCGTCAGCGGCCCTGATGTTCGCGCTCATCCCGGTGGCGAGGACCCACGAAAGTCTGGCCCTCTTCATGGGAACGATTATCCTGATGAACTTCTTTATGGCGCTGTTCCGCTCCCCGGTCGTTGCGTTCATGCCGGATATAACGCCGAGCGAAAAGAGGAGCCAGGCCAACGGAATAATCAACTTCATGGGAGGTCTCGGCGCCCTGCTGGCGTACTTCGGGGGCAAGGCGCTCTACGACATGAACTACGCTTATCCGTTCTACTTCGGTGCCGCGATAATGCTCCTCGCCAACATACTCGTCGTTCTCGTCGTTCCGGAGCCTGAAGAGTACCGCGTTCCCGGGAAGAAGATAAGCCTGAGGAAACTGCTCTCAGAGACGTCCCACAAGAGCTTCGGTGAGCTGAAGGACAACCTCAAGGACGTGTTCACGAGTCACGAGAGGAGCCTCCTGGCGGTTCTCCTCGCGATATTCCTCTGGTTCATAGCCTTCAACTCGCTGGAGACCTTCTTCACCAGCTACGCCAAGTACTACCTCGGGATAGAGGAGAGCACCGGGGCCTTCATGCTCGGCGTCTTCAGCCTGAGCTTCATGCTCTTTGCAATCCCCGCCGGGTTCATCGGTGGCCGCTTCGGAAGGCGGAGAACGATAACCCTGGGCCTCATAATAGTCATTGGGATAATGATTGCCGCGTACCTCGTCGGCGAGGGCTCGAAACCCGAATCCAGCTCCCTGAGCGACCCCGTCGTCATGACGTTCATGGGCCTGTTCTTCGTGGGCGGTATGGGATGGGCCATGATCAACGTCAATTCCCTGCCGATGGTCGTGGACATGACGACCGAGGAGAAGCTCGGAGGCTACACCGGGCTCTACTACTTCTTCAGCCAGGCGGCAAATCTCGTTGCCCCGCCCTTCGCGGGTGCGTTCCTTGATGTTATCGGCTACAGGACCCTCCTGCCCTTCGCGACGCTCTTCTTCATACTCGCGGCCGTGGCGATGCAGTTCGTCCGGAGGGGCGACGTCGTTCGGAGGAAGGGGGATGCCCTCGACTACGTTCCGGACATGGATTGA
- a CDS encoding glycerophosphodiester phosphodiesterase family protein has protein sequence MAERKVFLLGHRGYSAKYPENTLLAFKKAVEAGADGIELDVWLTKDGEVVVIHDDTVDRTSNGSGRVKDMTLDELKSLDFGNGERIPTLEETFEALPEDVLINVEIKDAEAVKKTAAIIGANNPSRVMVSSFLIDALREYRKHDRETRMGLLVDREETLALLPTLIGELSLWSINPPVEALEIIGVEKTVGALQMARGAGLKVVLWSLKDETYYANDNLVRLGGLFDGVIVNDVERMVEYLSRLGLR, from the coding sequence GTGGCGGAAAGGAAGGTCTTCTTGCTCGGCCACAGGGGTTACTCCGCTAAGTACCCCGAGAACACGCTTCTTGCTTTCAAAAAGGCAGTTGAAGCGGGTGCCGATGGAATTGAGCTGGACGTGTGGCTGACAAAGGACGGGGAGGTCGTGGTGATCCACGACGATACGGTTGACAGGACGAGCAACGGGAGCGGTAGAGTCAAGGATATGACGCTGGACGAGCTGAAGTCCCTGGACTTTGGGAACGGAGAGAGGATTCCAACGCTCGAAGAAACCTTCGAAGCCCTCCCGGAGGATGTTCTAATCAACGTGGAGATAAAGGATGCAGAAGCTGTGAAAAAGACGGCCGCAATAATCGGGGCAAACAACCCGTCGAGGGTTATGGTGTCTTCGTTCCTAATCGATGCCCTCAGGGAGTACAGGAAACACGACAGGGAGACGAGGATGGGGCTCCTCGTGGACAGGGAGGAGACGCTCGCACTGCTCCCTACCCTCATCGGCGAGCTATCTTTGTGGTCAATAAATCCCCCGGTGGAGGCGCTTGAAATCATCGGTGTGGAAAAAACAGTGGGCGCCCTCCAGATGGCCAGGGGGGCTGGCCTTAAGGTCGTTCTGTGGTCCCTCAAAGACGAGACCTACTACGCCAACGATAACCTCGTCCGCCTGGGCGGACTCTTCGATGGGGTCATAGTCAACGACGTTGAGAGAATGGTGGAGTACCTGTCCCGGTTAGGGTTAAGGTGA